Proteins from a genomic interval of Asticcacaulis sp. AND118:
- the rnc gene encoding ribonuclease III has product MTRMQRDASGHRQKVLDALEAKLGYRFGDRQLLDSALTHASVSDGKQKKTVAGDNERLEFLGDRVLGLLVAEALMQAYPQAAEGEMSQRLHGLVSRETCAAVAVSLGVGAALRLAPGETKSGGRSNLTILGDACEALIAAVYIDGGFETARRIFGPLWEPHIRSSHSRSHLNPKSHLQEWAAQQKLSSPKYEIVERIGPDHAPIFKVALKLEGYDPVVASGKSRQEAEKAAALSFIEHAGLN; this is encoded by the coding sequence ATGACGAGAATGCAAAGGGACGCCTCCGGCCATCGCCAGAAGGTGCTGGACGCGCTGGAGGCGAAACTGGGATACCGCTTCGGCGACCGTCAGTTGCTCGACAGCGCCCTGACCCACGCCAGCGTCAGCGACGGCAAGCAGAAAAAAACCGTCGCCGGAGACAACGAGCGGCTGGAATTTCTCGGTGACCGCGTTCTGGGCCTGCTGGTGGCCGAAGCCCTGATGCAGGCCTATCCGCAGGCCGCCGAGGGGGAAATGTCTCAGCGCCTGCATGGTCTGGTCAGTCGTGAAACCTGCGCGGCGGTGGCGGTGTCTTTGGGGGTCGGTGCGGCCCTGCGGCTGGCGCCGGGCGAGACCAAGAGCGGCGGGCGCTCCAACCTGACCATCCTTGGCGACGCCTGCGAAGCCCTCATCGCGGCGGTCTATATCGACGGCGGTTTCGAGACGGCGCGGCGGATATTCGGGCCTTTATGGGAGCCGCATATCCGCTCCAGCCACAGCCGTTCGCACCTGAACCCCAAGTCGCACCTTCAGGAATGGGCGGCCCAGCAGAAGCTGTCTTCACCGAAATATGAGATCGTGGAACGCATCGGGCCCGATCATGCCCCTATCTTTAAGGTCGCGCTCAAGCTAGAAGGCTACGATCCCGTCGTCGCCAGCGGCAAGTCCCGTCAGGAGGCCGAGAAAGCGGCGGCCCTCAGCTTTATCGAACACGCAGGTCTTAATTGA
- a CDS encoding GFA family protein, translating to MTQSTLLTAICHCGATRIELPRAPEEARTCNCSFCHRTGAVWAYFDPAEVTIATQAQDRVYSASGGMNQHHFCGHCGGNTHGDSPDWASAYNADGTPKGEAGVVPKKRIFAVNMRMVDGFDLAALPTEAMDGRNNW from the coding sequence ATGACGCAATCGACACTTTTGACCGCCATCTGCCACTGCGGCGCCACCCGTATCGAACTGCCGCGGGCACCGGAAGAGGCCAGGACCTGCAATTGCAGTTTCTGCCATCGCACCGGCGCGGTCTGGGCCTATTTCGATCCGGCCGAGGTGACGATCGCCACTCAGGCTCAGGATCGTGTCTATTCGGCCAGCGGCGGCATGAATCAGCACCATTTCTGCGGCCATTGCGGCGGCAATACCCACGGCGACAGCCCGGACTGGGCCTCGGCCTACAATGCCGACGGGACGCCGAAGGGCGAGGCGGGCGTGGTGCCGAAAAAGCGCATCTTCGCCGTCAATATGCGCATGGTCGACGGCTTCGATCTGGCGGCCCTGCCGACCGAAGCGATGGACGGCCGCAACAACTGGTGA
- the pyrE gene encoding orotate phosphoribosyltransferase, with protein sequence MTSEDVINEFRDANALREGHFVLSSGLHSPLFLQKNLVFMNADRCERLCKALAEKIVAQVGPVDVAISPAVGGIIPGYETARHLKVPSLYVERVDGEFKLRRGFHIEPGDKVVMVEDIVTTGLSSRECIAAIQALGGEVVAAACIVDRSGGKADVGVPLISLASLEVPAYPADALPPELAAIPVQDPGSRRLSQKA encoded by the coding sequence ATGACCTCTGAAGACGTGATCAACGAATTCCGCGACGCCAATGCTCTCAGAGAGGGCCATTTCGTGCTGTCGAGCGGCCTGCATTCGCCGCTGTTCCTGCAAAAGAACCTCGTCTTCATGAATGCCGACCGTTGCGAGCGCCTGTGCAAGGCGCTGGCCGAAAAGATCGTGGCGCAGGTCGGTCCGGTCGATGTGGCCATTTCTCCCGCCGTCGGCGGCATCATCCCCGGCTATGAAACCGCGCGCCATCTGAAAGTCCCGTCCCTCTATGTCGAGCGCGTCGATGGCGAATTCAAACTGCGCCGCGGCTTCCATATCGAACCCGGCGACAAGGTGGTGATGGTCGAGGACATCGTTACCACGGGCCTGTCGTCGCGTGAGTGCATCGCGGCCATTCAGGCGCTGGGTGGCGAAGTGGTGGCGGCGGCCTGCATCGTCGACCGTTCGGGGGGCAAGGCCGATGTCGGCGTGCCGCTGATCTCGCTGGCCAGTCTTGAGGTTCCGGCCTATCCCGCTGACGCCCTGCCGCCGGAACTGGCCGCCATTCCGGTGCAGGACCCTGGCAGCCGCCGCCTGTCGCAGAAGGCCTGA
- a CDS encoding pyridoxine 5'-phosphate synthase, with amino-acid sequence MNRIRLGINIDHIATVRNARGGNAPDPVRGARLALEAGVDGITAHLREDRRHVLDKDIWALKEVCDEFRKPLNFEMAVTDEMIGIALDLKPHACCLVPERRQERTTEGGLDVAGNVDAVGAAVAKLNSAGIRTSLFIATDPLQVSAASNIGAPVVEFHTGALCDAWREGEHSIVEAEMKKLEWAAHMAAEVGIEVHAGHGIDYDTVTFISRVPQIKELNIGHFLIGEAIFVGLEASIGRMRQLMDAARL; translated from the coding sequence ATGAACCGCATCCGGCTGGGTATCAATATCGACCATATCGCCACTGTGCGCAATGCGCGCGGCGGCAACGCGCCCGATCCGGTGCGCGGCGCGCGTCTGGCGCTGGAGGCCGGCGTGGACGGCATCACGGCGCACCTGCGGGAAGACCGCCGGCACGTGCTGGACAAGGACATCTGGGCGCTGAAAGAGGTCTGCGACGAGTTCCGCAAGCCGCTGAACTTCGAAATGGCCGTGACCGACGAGATGATCGGCATCGCGCTCGACCTCAAGCCGCACGCCTGCTGTCTCGTGCCCGAACGCCGTCAGGAGCGCACCACCGAAGGCGGGCTCGACGTCGCCGGCAATGTCGATGCGGTGGGCGCGGCGGTGGCCAAACTCAATTCCGCAGGCATCCGCACGTCCCTGTTTATCGCCACGGACCCGCTTCAGGTGTCGGCGGCGTCGAACATCGGCGCGCCGGTCGTGGAATTCCATACGGGCGCCCTGTGCGACGCCTGGCGCGAAGGCGAACATTCGATCGTCGAAGCCGAAATGAAGAAGCTCGAATGGGCGGCGCATATGGCGGCGGAGGTCGGCATCGAGGTCCATGCCGGTCACGGCATCGACTACGACACCGTGACCTTCATTTCGCGCGTGCCTCAGATCAAGGAACTGAATATCGGGCACTTTTTGATCGGTGAGGCCATTTTCGTCGGGCTTGAGGCCTCTATCGGCCGTATGCGTCAACTGATGGACGCCGCGCGCCTATGA
- the parC gene encoding DNA topoisomerase IV subunit A: MSNDVILDEGGRILSEPMGEALSRRYLAYALSTIMHRALPDVRDGLKPVHRRVLYAMHNMRLNPQSAARKSAKVVGEVMGNFHPHGDQSIYDALVRMAQWFAQRYPMVDGQGNFGNIDGDSAAAMRYTECKMTTAAMLLLDGIDENAVDFRPTYDGQDEEPLVLPAAFPNLLANGATGIAVGMATSIPPHNVAELIDACKLLIAEPATDTDGLMAIIPGPDFPTGGICVERREAIREAYETGRGSVRVRARYEVEDLGRGNWRILVSEIPYQVQKSRLIEQLADLIEAKKAPLLGDVRDESDEEVRLILEPKTRNIDPEVLMESLFKISDLETRFAFNMNVLDKTGTPRVMGLKTILTSFLDHRREVLIRQSQWRLDKIEKRLHVLDGLMIAFLNLDEVIRIIREDETPKQTLMARFELTEVQVDYILDTRLRQLARLEEMAIKGEHDKLSKERDGLLSLLGSEKKQWKRIDEQLAEVRKQLLSARRTTFAEAPQGVEVASIESYLPKEALTVVLSERGWIRATKGRVDDPSELKFKEGDNLGFLVPGYNTDKLLIMTSDGRFFTLGCDKLPSGRGHGEPLQLMLEMDEKARILAVFMFTPGAKRLMVSKNGYGFVMNEEDAVGNKKAGKSVLNADGTEAFAALPVTGDHVVILGENNKVLVYPVSELPEMARGKGVKLQGYKDGGVKDIAVFDQAGPVNWYDGSGKARDFKDWKDFVGKRASVGKMAPRGLRKLRPN; encoded by the coding sequence ATGAGCAACGATGTGATTCTCGACGAAGGCGGCCGTATCCTCAGCGAACCGATGGGTGAGGCCCTGTCGCGGCGCTATCTGGCCTATGCGCTGTCCACCATCATGCACCGCGCCCTGCCGGACGTGCGCGACGGCCTCAAGCCGGTGCACCGGCGCGTGCTGTACGCTATGCACAATATGCGGCTCAATCCGCAGTCGGCGGCGCGTAAATCGGCCAAGGTGGTCGGTGAAGTCATGGGTAACTTCCACCCGCACGGCGATCAGTCGATCTACGACGCACTGGTGCGCATGGCGCAGTGGTTCGCCCAGCGTTACCCCATGGTCGACGGGCAGGGCAACTTCGGCAATATTGACGGCGATTCCGCCGCCGCCATGCGTTACACCGAATGCAAGATGACCACGGCGGCCATGCTGCTGCTGGACGGCATCGATGAGAACGCGGTCGACTTCCGCCCGACCTATGACGGTCAGGACGAAGAGCCGCTCGTGCTGCCGGCGGCGTTTCCGAACCTGCTGGCCAATGGGGCGACGGGCATCGCCGTCGGCATGGCGACCTCGATCCCGCCGCACAATGTCGCCGAACTGATCGACGCCTGTAAGCTGCTGATCGCCGAGCCGGCGACCGACACGGACGGGCTGATGGCGATCATTCCGGGCCCCGACTTCCCGACCGGCGGCATCTGCGTCGAGCGCCGCGAGGCGATCCGCGAAGCCTATGAAACCGGTCGCGGCTCGGTTCGTGTACGTGCCCGTTATGAAGTCGAGGATCTGGGGCGCGGCAACTGGCGCATCCTCGTGTCGGAAATTCCCTATCAGGTGCAGAAGTCGCGCCTGATCGAGCAACTGGCCGACCTGATCGAAGCCAAGAAGGCCCCGCTGCTGGGCGATGTGCGTGACGAGTCTGACGAAGAGGTGCGCCTGATCCTCGAACCCAAGACGCGCAATATCGATCCGGAAGTGCTGATGGAAAGCCTGTTCAAGATTTCCGATCTGGAAACGCGCTTCGCCTTCAACATGAACGTGCTGGACAAGACCGGCACGCCGCGCGTGATGGGCCTCAAAACCATCCTGACCTCGTTCCTCGATCACCGCCGCGAGGTGCTGATCCGTCAGTCGCAATGGCGTCTGGACAAGATCGAGAAACGTCTGCACGTCCTGGACGGCTTGATGATCGCCTTCCTCAATCTGGATGAGGTAATCCGCATCATCCGTGAGGACGAAACGCCGAAGCAGACCCTGATGGCGCGCTTCGAACTTACCGAGGTGCAGGTCGACTACATCCTCGACACGCGTCTGCGTCAGTTGGCCCGTCTCGAAGAAATGGCCATCAAGGGCGAGCACGACAAGCTGTCGAAGGAACGCGACGGCCTTCTGTCGCTGCTGGGCTCCGAGAAGAAGCAGTGGAAGCGCATCGACGAACAACTGGCCGAGGTGCGCAAGCAACTCCTGTCGGCGCGCCGCACGACCTTTGCCGAAGCGCCGCAGGGCGTCGAGGTGGCTTCGATCGAGTCCTATCTGCCGAAGGAAGCCCTGACCGTCGTCCTGTCCGAGCGCGGCTGGATTCGCGCCACCAAGGGCCGCGTCGATGACCCGTCGGAACTGAAGTTCAAGGAAGGCGACAATCTCGGCTTCCTTGTGCCGGGCTATAATACCGACAAGCTGCTGATCATGACCTCGGACGGGCGTTTCTTTACGCTCGGCTGCGACAAGCTGCCGTCGGGCCGCGGGCATGGCGAGCCGCTCCAGTTGATGCTGGAGATGGACGAGAAGGCGCGCATTCTGGCCGTCTTCATGTTCACGCCGGGGGCCAAGCGCCTGATGGTGTCGAAGAACGGCTACGGCTTCGTGATGAACGAGGAAGACGCCGTCGGCAACAAGAAGGCCGGCAAGTCGGTGCTTAATGCGGATGGCACCGAGGCCTTTGCGGCCCTGCCGGTGACGGGCGACCACGTGGTCATCCTGGGCGAAAACAACAAGGTGCTGGTCTATCCGGTGTCCGAACTGCCGGAAATGGCGCGCGGCAAGGGCGTCAAGCTGCAAGGCTATAAGGACGGCGGCGTGAAGGACATCGCCGTCTTCGATCAGGCCGGACCGGTCAACTGGTACGACGGATCGGGCAAGGCGCGCGACTTCAAGGACTGGAAGGACTTTGTGGGCAAGCGCGCCAGCGTCGGCAAGATGGCCCCGCGCGGCCTGCGAAAACTGCGTCCGAACTAG
- the lepB gene encoding signal peptidase I, producing the protein MSAEDKVVEDAVIEKETVEGDEKSALKDEWADIFKTVAIALIITLVFRTLFFQPFTIPSASMEPNLYEGDYIVVRKWDYGYSKHSIQFSPPVISGRIFEKQAKRGDIVVFKLPSNTKVDYIKRVIGLPGDRVQVKQGQVFINGEAVTTIDKGPISAGVTYATPDVEVLEEALPAGATHLTQDMGYKPDADDTQEFTVPEGQYFVMGDNRDNSLDSRFSPADPFQPGVGFVPAENLEGKAVMVLVSWNKGASLFKPWTWLDLRWDRFFKSLK; encoded by the coding sequence ATGAGCGCTGAAGATAAGGTCGTTGAGGACGCGGTGATCGAAAAAGAAACCGTCGAAGGCGATGAAAAATCCGCGCTCAAGGACGAATGGGCCGATATTTTCAAGACGGTGGCGATCGCCCTGATCATCACGCTGGTCTTCCGCACCCTGTTTTTCCAGCCCTTCACCATCCCGTCGGCGTCGATGGAGCCCAACCTCTATGAGGGCGACTATATCGTCGTGCGTAAATGGGATTACGGCTATTCCAAACACTCGATCCAGTTCTCGCCGCCGGTGATTTCGGGCCGCATTTTCGAAAAACAGGCCAAGCGCGGCGACATTGTGGTGTTCAAACTGCCCAGCAACACCAAGGTCGATTATATCAAGCGCGTGATCGGTCTGCCGGGTGACCGCGTTCAGGTGAAGCAGGGCCAGGTCTTCATCAATGGCGAGGCCGTCACCACTATCGACAAGGGACCGATCTCGGCCGGTGTCACCTATGCGACGCCGGACGTCGAGGTGCTTGAGGAAGCTCTGCCGGCGGGTGCGACGCACCTGACGCAGGACATGGGCTATAAGCCCGATGCCGACGATACGCAGGAATTTACCGTTCCCGAAGGCCAGTACTTCGTCATGGGCGACAACCGCGACAACTCGCTCGACAGCCGCTTCTCGCCAGCCGATCCGTTCCAGCCGGGCGTCGGCTTCGTGCCCGCCGAGAACCTCGAAGGCAAGGCCGTCATGGTGCTGGTGTCGTGGAACAAGGGCGCGTCGCTGTTCAAGCCATGGACCTGGCTCGACCTGCGCTGGGACCGCTTCTTTAAGTCCCTCAAGTAA
- the era gene encoding GTPase Era gives MTITSSSPATTRAGFAAIIGAPNAGKSTLVNALVGSKVSIVTQKVQTTRFPVRGIALHGDAQIVLVDTPGIFKPRRRLDRAMVKSAWGGAQDADIVVMLVDAPAHLAVHFPAPDTKPTGADKLAVEDAETIIAGLKANNRRAILVLNKIDLLRRDNLLALADSLFKEDVFDQVFMISAEKGNGIGDLMEALAEKMPVGPWLYPEDQAADAPVRILAAEITREKLFLRVHEELPYACAVVTTDFKDMPDGAARIEQTIFVERDGQRAIVLGKNGQTLKWIGQRARQELMDILDRKVHLFLHVQVNERWSDDRALYAQFGLEFGE, from the coding sequence TTGACGATCACCTCTTCTTCTCCCGCGACGACGCGCGCGGGTTTCGCCGCCATCATCGGTGCCCCCAATGCCGGTAAATCCACCCTTGTGAACGCCCTCGTTGGCTCCAAGGTCTCCATCGTGACGCAGAAGGTGCAGACGACGCGCTTTCCGGTGCGGGGCATCGCCCTGCATGGCGACGCGCAGATCGTGCTGGTCGACACGCCGGGCATCTTCAAGCCGCGCCGCCGTCTCGACCGCGCCATGGTCAAATCGGCCTGGGGCGGGGCGCAGGACGCCGACATCGTCGTCATGCTGGTCGACGCGCCGGCGCATCTGGCCGTGCATTTCCCGGCCCCCGACACCAAGCCGACCGGAGCCGACAAGCTGGCGGTCGAGGATGCCGAGACCATCATTGCCGGTCTCAAGGCCAATAATCGCCGCGCCATTCTGGTGCTGAACAAGATCGACCTGCTGCGTCGCGACAATCTGCTGGCCCTGGCCGACAGCCTGTTCAAGGAAGACGTCTTCGATCAGGTCTTCATGATTTCGGCCGAAAAAGGCAACGGCATCGGCGACCTGATGGAAGCGCTGGCCGAAAAGATGCCGGTGGGGCCGTGGCTCTATCCGGAGGATCAGGCCGCCGACGCGCCCGTGCGTATTCTGGCCGCTGAAATCACCCGCGAAAAGCTGTTCCTGCGTGTGCATGAAGAACTGCCCTATGCCTGCGCCGTGGTGACGACCGACTTCAAGGACATGCCGGATGGCGCGGCGCGCATCGAACAGACCATCTTCGTCGAACGCGACGGCCAGCGCGCCATCGTGCTGGGCAAGAACGGCCAGACGCTGAAATGGATCGGTCAGCGCGCGCGTCAGGAACTGATGGATATTCTCGACCGCAAGGTGCACCTGTTCCTGCACGTGCAGGTCAATGAACGCTGGAGCGACGACCGGGCGCTATACGCTCAGTTCGGTCTGGAATTCGGAGAGTAA
- a CDS encoding bifunctional (p)ppGpp synthetase/guanosine-3',5'-bis(diphosphate) 3'-pyrophosphohydrolase, with the protein MTAETAQANKPAPAPPKRRFLRQMELIDRVAAYDPTVDEALLNRAYVYAMRMHGAQLRASGDPYFAHPIEVAGILTDYKLDSAAIVTALLHDTIEDTPATREEIASLFGEEIAQLVEGVTKLTRLELKSEHTKQSENLRKFILAISKDVRVLLVKLADRLHNMRTLQYVPEHKRERISRETLEVYAPLARQIGCNRFATELEDLAFTYINPRGRAAILQRLADLRDQKGAAVTDIARDIQDTLSVAGISARVSGREKSPYSIWRKLQRKSIGFSQLSDIVAFRVIVDSPEDCYLSLGVLHRKWPCVQDRFKDFISTPKSNNYQSLHTTVIGHKGARIEMQIRTEVMDRVAEEGLAAHWGYKNQSYGFDEAAATLWAERNPIANLRAIVQIAENGGDSEEWVEHAKLEMFLDQVFCFSPKGRLISLPRGAMPLDFAYAVHTEVGEKAIGVVINGEHKPLRTPLQNGDQVEIITGVEARVNPDWQSLTITGRARAAIRRSIRQTQRDDFIRLGRSALERAAAQAEKALTEISWRPAFERFQVQSEDELFELCGRGKIAPAKVLEALFPGLKLPSTLTTDSFSRIKDGEDATAFVRGHALRPQQKIVFSRCCTPVPGDRIVGIVEGAEVHVHSIECEQLEAYEGHKEVWIDLQWTLNAEKNTVSPARIHANMRNKPGVLGQVCTLIGEARGNIVNIKLSNQQVDFLDAEFEVEVLDARHLTNIAAAIRTNPSVEGVERIRG; encoded by the coding sequence ATGACGGCGGAAACGGCGCAGGCTAACAAGCCTGCGCCGGCTCCTCCCAAACGCCGTTTCCTGCGTCAGATGGAACTGATCGACCGGGTTGCCGCCTATGACCCGACCGTCGACGAAGCGCTCCTCAATCGCGCCTATGTCTACGCCATGCGCATGCACGGCGCGCAGTTGCGCGCCTCCGGCGACCCCTATTTCGCCCACCCCATTGAGGTGGCGGGCATCCTGACCGACTATAAGCTCGACTCGGCGGCCATCGTCACGGCCCTGCTGCACGACACGATCGAAGACACGCCGGCGACGCGCGAGGAGATCGCCTCGCTGTTCGGCGAAGAGATCGCGCAACTGGTCGAAGGCGTCACCAAGCTGACGCGGCTGGAACTAAAATCCGAACACACCAAGCAGTCGGAAAACCTGCGCAAGTTCATTCTGGCCATTTCCAAAGACGTGCGCGTCCTGCTGGTCAAGCTGGCCGACCGTCTGCACAATATGCGCACCCTGCAATACGTGCCCGAGCACAAGCGCGAACGGATCTCGCGGGAAACGCTTGAGGTCTATGCGCCGCTGGCCCGTCAGATCGGCTGCAACCGCTTCGCCACCGAACTCGAAGACCTGGCCTTCACCTATATCAATCCGCGGGGCCGCGCGGCTATCCTGCAGCGGCTGGCAGATCTGCGCGACCAGAAGGGCGCGGCGGTGACCGACATCGCGCGCGACATTCAGGATACGCTCTCGGTCGCCGGGATTTCGGCGCGCGTTTCGGGCCGCGAAAAATCGCCCTATTCGATCTGGCGCAAGCTGCAGCGCAAGTCGATCGGCTTCTCGCAACTGTCCGATATCGTGGCCTTCCGCGTCATCGTCGACAGCCCCGAAGACTGCTACCTGTCGCTGGGGGTGCTGCATCGCAAGTGGCCCTGCGTGCAGGATCGCTTCAAGGACTTCATCTCGACGCCCAAGTCGAACAACTATCAGTCGCTGCACACCACGGTCATCGGCCACAAGGGCGCGCGCATCGAAATGCAGATCCGCACCGAGGTGATGGACCGCGTGGCCGAAGAGGGGCTGGCGGCGCACTGGGGCTACAAGAACCAGTCCTACGGCTTCGATGAGGCCGCGGCGACCCTGTGGGCCGAGCGCAATCCGATCGCCAACCTGCGCGCCATCGTGCAGATCGCCGAAAACGGCGGCGATTCCGAGGAATGGGTCGAGCACGCCAAGCTGGAAATGTTCCTCGATCAGGTCTTCTGCTTCTCGCCCAAGGGCCGCCTGATCTCGCTGCCGCGCGGGGCCATGCCGCTCGATTTCGCCTATGCCGTTCATACCGAGGTGGGCGAAAAGGCCATCGGCGTGGTCATCAATGGCGAGCACAAGCCGCTGCGCACACCTTTGCAGAACGGCGATCAGGTCGAAATCATCACCGGCGTCGAAGCCCGTGTGAACCCCGACTGGCAGTCCCTGACCATTACCGGCCGTGCGCGTGCCGCCATCCGCCGCAGCATCCGCCAGACCCAGCGCGACGACTTCATCCGTCTGGGGCGCTCGGCCCTGGAACGCGCCGCGGCGCAGGCCGAAAAGGCCCTGACCGAGATTTCGTGGCGTCCGGCCTTCGAGCGCTTTCAGGTGCAGAGCGAGGACGAGCTGTTCGAACTGTGCGGCCGTGGCAAGATCGCGCCGGCAAAGGTGCTGGAGGCCCTGTTCCCCGGTCTGAAACTGCCCTCGACCCTGACCACCGATTCCTTCAGCCGAATCAAGGACGGCGAAGACGCCACCGCCTTCGTGCGTGGCCATGCCCTGCGCCCGCAGCAGAAGATCGTCTTTTCGCGCTGCTGCACGCCGGTGCCGGGCGACCGTATTGTCGGTATTGTTGAAGGCGCCGAGGTCCACGTCCATTCCATCGAGTGCGAGCAGCTTGAGGCCTATGAAGGCCACAAGGAGGTGTGGATCGACCTGCAATGGACGCTCAACGCCGAAAAGAACACGGTCTCGCCCGCCCGTATTCACGCCAATATGCGCAACAAGCCGGGGGTGCTGGGGCAGGTCTGTACCCTGATCGGCGAGGCGAGGGGCAACATCGTCAATATCAAGCTGTCGAACCAGCAGGTCGATTTCCTCGATGCCGAATTCGAGGTCGAGGTGCTGGACGCCCGTCACCTGACCAATATCGCGGCGGCGATCCGCACCAATCCGTCGGTCGAGGGCGTGGAGCGCATAAGGGGCTAA
- the recO gene encoding DNA repair protein RecO, giving the protein MQFEDDAFVLSSRPHGETGAVVHFLTLAHGHIAAHVPGGASRRIKPFLQPASRVRLSYRARTSDHLGSATIEPEGDATSLIFDDPMALIGVQCACVMTRAVLPEREAYPGAFHAFDALMSGFAMPEVWPYIYVRFEMGLLEAVGFGLDLSSCAVSGSRDDLAYVSPRSARAVSRREGAPYKDKLLPLPGFLLSSQGGVQADDLRRGLDLTGYFLERHIFHPLNQPLPEIRTRLIDAVRES; this is encoded by the coding sequence TTGCAGTTCGAAGACGACGCCTTTGTCCTGAGTTCGCGGCCGCACGGTGAAACCGGCGCGGTCGTGCATTTCCTGACGCTGGCGCACGGCCATATTGCCGCGCACGTGCCCGGCGGGGCGTCGCGGCGCATCAAGCCCTTCCTGCAGCCGGCCAGTCGTGTGCGCCTGTCCTATCGCGCGCGAACCTCCGACCATCTGGGCTCGGCGACTATCGAGCCCGAAGGCGACGCCACATCGCTGATCTTCGACGATCCGATGGCCCTGATCGGCGTGCAATGCGCCTGCGTCATGACCCGCGCCGTGCTGCCGGAGCGCGAGGCCTATCCGGGCGCGTTCCATGCTTTTGACGCCCTGATGAGCGGTTTCGCCATGCCGGAGGTCTGGCCCTATATCTATGTGCGCTTCGAAATGGGCCTTTTGGAAGCGGTCGGCTTCGGTCTCGACCTGTCGTCGTGCGCGGTCAGCGGCAGCCGCGACGATCTGGCCTATGTCTCGCCGCGCTCGGCGCGCGCCGTCAGCCGTCGGGAAGGCGCGCCCTATAAGGATAAACTCCTGCCGCTGCCGGGGTTTCTTCTGTCTTCGCAAGGCGGGGTGCAGGCCGACGACCTGCGGCGCGGGCTCGATCTGACCGGCTATTTTCTGGAGCGGCATATCTTCCATCCGCTCAATCAGCCCCTGCCCGAAATCCGGACACGCCTGATCGACGCCGTGCGGGAATCGTGA
- the rpoZ gene encoding DNA-directed RNA polymerase subunit omega, translating into MARVTVEDCVEKVDNRFNLVLLAAHRARAISSGASILLDRDNDKNPVVALREIADDVLSPDTLTESLIASLQRVDERTEAEEEAETLALLADPQHQQMSESELIRALQSDRDGGQEERY; encoded by the coding sequence ATGGCTCGCGTCACCGTCGAAGATTGCGTCGAGAAGGTCGATAACCGTTTCAATCTGGTGCTTCTGGCGGCGCATCGCGCCCGCGCCATCTCGTCGGGCGCTTCGATCCTGCTTGACCGCGACAACGACAAGAACCCGGTCGTCGCCCTGCGCGAAATCGCCGACGACGTCCTGTCGCCCGACACGCTGACCGAAAGCCTGATCGCCTCGCTGCAGCGCGTGGACGAGCGCACCGAGGCCGAGGAAGAGGCCGAAACCCTGGCCCTGCTGGCCGATCCGCAGCATCAGCAGATGTCGGAAAGCGAGCTGATCCGCGCGCTTCAGTCCGACCGCGACGGCGGTCAGGAAGAGCGCTACTAA
- the acpS gene encoding holo-ACP synthase, which produces MIVGVGMDLTDARRIKESVERFGQKFLDRVFTPAEQAYALSKTPIHPTLAKRYAAKEAVMKALGTGLRGFHFTDIEVRNDALGKPDVVLSGGAAERLKGLVPYGHAVRIHLSLTDESDLAGAYVVIEAVVVP; this is translated from the coding sequence ATGATCGTCGGCGTGGGCATGGACCTGACCGATGCGCGACGCATCAAGGAGTCGGTCGAGCGCTTCGGACAGAAGTTCCTCGACCGCGTGTTCACGCCCGCCGAACAGGCCTATGCCCTGTCGAAAACGCCCATTCACCCAACCTTGGCCAAGCGCTACGCCGCCAAGGAGGCGGTGATGAAGGCGCTGGGCACCGGTTTGCGCGGCTTTCATTTTACCGACATAGAGGTGCGCAATGATGCGCTGGGCAAGCCGGACGTGGTGCTGAGCGGGGGGGCTGCCGAAAGGCTGAAGGGGCTTGTACCGTACGGTCACGCGGTGCGAATCCACCTCAGCCTGACGGACGAGAGCGATCTGGCCGGGGCCTATGTGGTGATCGAGGCGGTTGTAGTGCCTTAA